From a region of the Chlorocebus sabaeus isolate Y175 chromosome 23, mChlSab1.0.hap1, whole genome shotgun sequence genome:
- the LOC119621912 gene encoding olfactory receptor 2V1-like — protein sequence MVNQSYTDGFILVGIFSHSQTDLVLFSVVMVVFTVALCGNVLLVFLIYIDPQLHTPMYFFLSQLSLMDLMLVCNIVPKMAANFLSGRKSISFVGCGIQIGLFVSLVGSEGLLLGLMAYDRYVAISHPLHYPILMNQKVRLQITGSSWAFGIIDGVIQMVAAMSLPYCGSRNVDHFFCEVPALLKLACANTSLFDTLLFACCVFMLLLPFSIIVASYSCILGTVLRMRSAQTWKKALATCSSHLTAVTVFYGAAMFMYLRPRRYRPPSHDKVASAFYTVLTPMLNPLIYSLRNQEVMGALRKGLDHCRIGSQH from the coding sequence ATGGTGAACCAATCATACACAGATGGCTTCATCCTCGTGGGCATCTTTTCCCACAGCCAGACTGACCTTGTCCTCTTCTCTGTGGTTATGGTGGTCTTCACAGTGGCCCTCTGTGGGAACGTCCTCCTCGTCTTCCTCATCTACATAGACCCTCAACTTCACAcccccatgtacttcttcctcAGCCAGCTCTCCCTCATGGACCTCATGTTGGTCTGTAACATTGTGCCAAAGATGGCAGCCAACTTCCTGTCTGGCAGGAAGTCCATCTCCTTTGTGGGCTGTGGGATACAAATTggcctctttgtctctcttgtgGGCTCTGAGGGGCTCTTGCTGGGACTCATGGCTTATGACCGCTATGTGGCCATTAGCCACCCACTTCACTATCCCATCCTCATGAATCAGAAGGTCCGTCTCCAGATTACTGGGAGCTCCTGGGCCTTTGGGATAATCGATGGAGTGATTCAGATGGTGGCAGCCATGAGCTTACCTTACTGTGGCTCGAGGAACGTGGATCACTTCTTCTGTGAGGTTCCAGCTTTACTGAAGCTGGCCTGTGCAAACACTTCCCTTTTTGACACCCTCCTCTTTGCTTGCTGTGTCTTCatgcttctccttcccttctccatcATCGTGGCCTCCTATTCTTGCATCCTAGGGACTGTGCTGCGAATGCGCTCTGCTCAGACTTGGAAAAAGGCTCTGGCCACCTGCTCCTCCCACCTGACAGCTGTCACTGTCTTCTATGGGGCAGCCATGTTCATGTACCTGAGGCCTAGGCGCTACCGGCCCCCCAGCCATGACAAGGTGGCCTCTGCCTTCTACACGGTCCTTACTCCCATGCTCAACCCCCTCATTTACAGCTTGAGGAACCAGGAGGTGATGGGGGCACTGAGGAAGGGGCTGGACCACTGCAGGATTGGCAGCCAGCACTGA